CCATGATGTGCTCCATGAATCCCGTAATGTTACAATTATTATCCACATGGCTGCAAAGCTATCCATAAAGAATTAAATGGCTTAATTAGTAATTGATGACAATACCTTAAACAAAATGAAGTACAATATTCATATTCTGCAAAGGCTTTAGTTAGATGCTTTAAAAACAGCTTTATTAGAAAGTGACATCAGATCCGTATGGGAAAAACCTGACAAACTGGTTTGTTCCTTTGAAATTTTCATGGTAACTCAAGCATATATTTGTGTGTTGAGATTGACTTTTGTCTGACTGCATTCACGTCTCTAACATCTCTATCATGGAAGCCTTGCACAAACTCCTAAAACTATGTGCAGAAAAGAAATCTGCTATCGGTTGTGGCTTTCTGACACTTCTAACAGTGGGCAGCCAGCAGTTGTTTTCACCGATTGTGTTCCAGTGTCCATGCAATGAGCACAATCTTATGTatggttttatttttctcttagCTCCAGCAATTATACTCACCATCATAGGTTACTTCTTGAGTAGCAGGACTTGGAAATTTTTTACAGGCTGCTGTCTTAACCCAGTGAAGATGTGCCCCAATGGAAACCGATGTCAAGGTCTTCATGTCTTTGTACAGCTGACACGGAATGCTCTCATAGTTCCTGGCATGTGGATTTCTATGGCCTTACTACATGGATCTTTCTATGCATGTGCCATGAGTGGCTGGCAGAACCCAAACTATATCCAGTATCTGTGTAAGTACTGTACAAATCTGAACACTGCCAGAAGCAGCTCTACAAAGTGACCTGTAACAAAACAGCGATGCCTGGCAATGAAACACAAGAGGTTGTTCTGCTTCTTCAAGCTCAATCTCAGGTATGTACAACAAAAATCTAGGTCtctattaaaattgcatttattaattactttttaaagtggaggtaaaGTCCACTTttttaacttgtacctacaggtaagcatataatagcgcttaaagcgggagttctcccataaatgtttttttaacttcgattcccttagattgatgctcgttgtgtctaggggaatcggctagttgttttaaaactcgagcagtacttaccgtagtagagggcgatcttctccgccacttcccgggtatgggtcttcgggactgggcgttccttcttgattgacagtcttccgacaggcttccgacggtcgcatccatctcgtcacgagtagccgaaagaagccgaacgttggtgcggctctatactgcgcctgcgcaccgacgttcggctactttcggaaaatcgtgacgtgatggatgtgaccgtcggaagcttgtcggaagactgtcactcaagagggaacgcccagtcccgcagcccataccctgaagtggcggagaagatcgctctctaaaaaggtaagtacaggttcgattttaaaacaactagctgattcccctagacacaacgagcatcactctaagggtaaaaacagcattttagcggtgaacctccgctttaactgtaggtacagtgaatatctccttaacttgcactttttaggagatattcacacgggatgcagccagtgacgtcaccggcgcatgCATTCTGAAGGGATGGCATACCATTGCCGTACCTTCAAATCTCCGTGCTGGGGGTTCCCATGTGCATGCAtcatcatcagttaaaaaaaaaaaaaaatcgcaataaatgtatattgattggtttgcgcaatatttatagcgtctacaaaataggggatagatttatggcattttcatcattttttttactagtaatggcagcgatttgcgatttttatcgggcctgcgacattgcagtgcctggacagatcggacacttttttgggaccatacagcgatcagtgctatcaaaatgcatcgattactgtataaatatcactggcaggcaagggtttaacactaggggcgatcaaggggttaaatgtgttccctaggtgtgtttataacttttctaactgtgaggggatgtgactgactagaggaggagttAAATCGTTGTTCCTGCttagtaggaacagacgatctgtttctcctcccctgtcagatccCCCGCCATACATAAAAAAGGAGCCGCTGTACATATACGGCGATTCGAGCATGAGAGCTAACCTGCCGCTGTATATATGTACTGGAgccagtcgggaagtggttaaaaagataaGCAGACTGACAGATTAAAATCACAAATATAAAAAGGTAGATTTGTACATCAAAATCAATGTACATAAACACAACAAAACAGATACAGTACAATGCACCCAACAGAGGTACCTCTAAAGTCAAACCCAGCATATACTGCAGTACTAGGAGTGTAAAACAATACCTCTCAAGCTCCCAAAAAGTTGTATAAAGAGATGTGACTTGAGGGCTCTAAAAGTGgtggtaaaggtttgttttttattttctaaataggtttctgtaagctagtgaattgttgatttcccttctaaatgttttttcttctttgtctgaatttttcacttcctgtttctcctcagtaagcttgccaccatcatccatgggggttagtcagccagaacagcttactgaacagcttactgaggaggaacagaaagtgagaaattcagacaaagaaaacaaacatttagaagggaaatcaaaggaaaaggcaggtgaaccaacaatgtactagcttaaaggaacctatttagaaaataaaaaacaaatctttacaacccctttaaacaaaggGGTTAAGCTTAGGCCTTGAAATTTGAACTCAATATTAGCAACCTAGTTCTACCCTCAGGAAATGTAATGACCtagaccagggtttctcaactccagtcctcaaggcgccccaacaggtcatgttttcaggatttccattattttgtacaggtgatttgatcagtttcactgccttagtaattaccacagctgtttaatttgagggaaatcctgaaaacatgacctgttggggtgccttgaggactggagttgagaaacactgacctagaccaggggtctcaaactggcggccctcctgttgttgcataactacaagtcccatgaggcattgcaaggctgacagttacaagcatgactcccacaggcagaggcatgatgggacttgtagttttgcaacagctggagggccaccagtttgagacccctgacctagacaGTCTTTATGGCGAGCTTCTTCTGGCAAAGTTGGGGCCCTTTAAAACATTGGCGCGCAAAAAGGTGAAAATGTTTCAAGGAGGTGGCGTTCAACAGCAGTCTAGTGAACATTTAGGCCCAGTAAGTATGTAAACCCCTTAGTGCAACAATGCAGAAGGTAGGGCATGTACAAAGGGTAGATGGGGTATAAGGACCAGTATATAATGTAGCAAGGGGGGGCAAATGGAAAGCAAAGCAAATTTAGCGTTCTGGGATACTTATGGCTTGAAGCTCTGTATTTGGCTTTGATGACAGCTGCTTACTGATGGATGCAGTAGTAAGTGAGACAGACCTCTTGTAGCAAGTGTCAATGGGTTGAAGTGGCTCAGTCTAGACTGAAGGAAGTGTTAACAGCTAGTGACAAATGTAATGCAGGTCAGAGACCCTCTTACTGGATTCTTCTGCTGCAGTCCTCCAATGACAGCAAGTGGTCTGTATGGTGGGGCAGCTTCAAGCAGTGGCACAGCAGATGTGATGGTggcttggacagcaaatctttaTTGCACATGCCAGCTTTCAGATGAGGCTCCTGGTTCCAGAATCTGACACAGCAGTTTCTCTCTGGCACTACACAGCGTGACACAGCTTAGCACAGTTTAGCCTGGCACAGCTCAGTTTGACACAGCTCGGCTCTCTCACTACTTCCAGGTTGGTGTGCTTCTCCCAACTGCCTGGCTCCTTCCTGAGCTTCTCTCCTACTCCCAGGTGCTTATGGGCCTTATAGTTGGGGCACATGAATGGCTGTAGTTAGGATCCTTCTTCAAGACTACATCTCCCAAACTGCTCCTGGCAACTGTAATCCAGTGACAGTTAGGCAATATTAATTGGCAGTGCCATCTGGACAAATAAAGTTCTGCAATTCAGTAACATTGTCCAGTGTTACATAGCCTAGAAGGCCAATCTGTTATCCATATTATATCCACTGAGATAGTTGTGATAGGCTTGTTGTGTCACACAGTAAAATGCCTTTCAGAGTCACTAGATGCAGGAATTTTGTTGGAGTTTTAGAGCAGTTTGAGATGCCTCTGAGATCATTTAGAGCTCATTGACCGGTGCATTGACATGCATTTGACCTACTTCTGAACCGCATTTGACCTCTGTTTAAATCAGAACTATACTACTCACCTTGGTTCCAGTGATGTGATGTCTTGGAGCTCCCCGCCGGGCGCTGATATCTTCAAGCGGCCAAAATATCGTTCACCAGCCAGTTTCATTAGTTAATTGGGAACGATGTTACTTCAGTGCATGCGCAGGAGTTCTCTCGCTTTCAGCTTTGCCGAATTTCTACAACGAGCTGCACAGTTCATTGTACGGAGGCGAACAGGCATGTAGGtaattttaatgcagaagagacaaagcATGTCTCTTCTGAATCCAAATTCATCAACATCAACGTGCGTCAAGTCAATTTTGCATTCCTATTGACTTACATGGAGTGAAAAGCAAGTTCTGATAAGAACAAAATTCCATTGACACAGGCCCTGTGTTATTGTGGCCACTGGCCAGTATGATGTTATCATGCACATACCATATTGTTCACTGCCTTTAGACTCATTTCTAGCCCTTTACTTCCCCAAAATTAGAGAGcaataaattacatttctatgaatgtattttataaaaaaataaatacatatagtaGAGCAATacatatagggccaaattctcaaaaacatgtgtaaatttaggattatctaacttatgtcatttaagttacggcgccctaagttggtgtcgtaagtaccgtattctcagtgcatttgcgcacaaaactgcgccatccttaacttaagtttcaatgcgtaaggcgtggttatggcaagtgggaatgaagtgggcgtgcttcattgtaatgagccgtgaccccctgcgcatgtgcagaactttggtcagcgcaatcagtgagataggtaaaaggccaagcgtacttagtttgaagatcgccctgtgtctaaatagcgccagtcaaacagacttcaattgcaaaagtatttccctgtgttcccttcctaaagcaagttgcttctgctttgaacgtttgtcagtgtttgttggtaagatttgtttgtgagaaaagtgtttgtggagttggagggtatagttggtgtttgtttttgctaatttgttctttgttttgattgtttgcctgtttgtttttgataagtgttttttttttggtgtgtttatattttttgttttcctttttgttttcgaattaatagtagctgtctgtctattttttattttggcttgtttgtattttctttggtgtgtgtgtgtattgttgtttgttttttgggtgagttccctgttgctgggtgttgtctgtcatggctcccaagcgcaggaagctaaattttacaccggcagagaagcatatacttgctcagggcgtcattaaatttgggcgatttctccatggccctgagagccacaacaccaccccggccaggaggaaggagatccttcaaaagatcaccgatcggatcaatgcggcgggggggggggagaccaggaccatcgctggagttcaaaaaaaaattaatgacttgaggagcgtgtcccggaacaagctggcaacgctgcatgcccataccaggggcactggaggagggggaccctgcccagtcaggatgagtgaggaggaatgggcagtggcccagtgtttccacccacagcaggtggtgggcctgcctggctttgacaatgatcctcttatgaggacaggtaattttttagaatttctatctggtgattagcatgtgtgggtgggggaagggaagatgtgccaagtgtgtggatccaacaacctgtgattgttttgtgtcctccccagatggccaggaggttgcagccccatcagcccaggaggtggcagccccatcagcccaggaggtggcagccccatcagcccaggaggtggcagccccatcagcccaggaggtggcagccccatcagcccaggaggtgccagcccaatcagcccaggaggtggctggcccatcaggtcaggaggttgctggcccatcaggtcaggaggttgctggcccatcagggcaggctgctgcaccacccccaagacaggctcatgcagagtcccaagaagggcaggattcgccatgggaggggagtgcccacaactcccctaatttggatgttgagtgggaggaggatgagggggaggaagatgacaatattctgattgggcaggaaataatgatgggccaagatatgacctttgaatcatcccctgagggaaccccacaggcgcccagcagtcaggccaccatcatgggtcgccccttccaaccttcctccaacatgcagcagcacccatggctcactccaactcctcctccaaggccacaagcctcaggggcaagtaggaggccgaccccggaaaacaggggggggttggtgcgtctgccggtcagtctgttgagggacaatgtccggcagacccgcagtctgtctgcaatacaaaaaacaatgaccaaggtggagcgcagcctgggtgcaatgagggagtcactgggtgacgtggccaccaactccgtgggggtcatcacctgtttgtgggacctgaggaacgccacaacaggtgtggcccaggaggtgactgccctcacccaggctgtgcaggccaatacccgggctgtgcaggccaatacggctgacattacttcctgtctgacaaggatagccgttgccttggagggaaggccagcaggaggacagacaccaggggaggctgcttcctcccctgtacagtcccccacccctgaaaatactccctcccctgcacagtccccccctgaaaatactccctcccctgcacagacccccccccccgtgaagatcccccagtcggccgtggccgtgcccgtgcccgtgcccgtggccgtgggcagcccagaaggagcactcggcaacatccttaatttgcaggggtacttttttttttttgttttaatttttttttacactgtacttatgatttggtttatgtgtgtgaatgatgtgtgaatgtggggggtggcattcctgaaaacataagggtgtcaccctcagttttggtggagtagggatccccaggaccagggagaagtcatcctaggttcctgaatggtgtatgaatgcacagtgacataattggagccgtggcggggcgttactgctcccaagtaccaaaggggggggggggtacttggatctaatccaattcgatgtgcatgtgatgtgtctgtgctagggaccacagtgacgtgcattcatgcattctcattgtgagataattaatgtgcgttttgtaacaaaaaaaaaaacattctcattggcatataagtaatgtgcatttattttgcaaagtaaagatttaaaggtcacataatctctgtgatttgttctgggcaaagcaaaaacaaaaagataattaggatccatttactgggcaaagatgccttcagacagttgtctccttattgcctggccctcagcagaccgggtagaggggtttggggggggggggggattgcctgggtggggggttaggtcaggacatatctccacatgcatgccccttcttaaagcaaaattgtgcaggatgcaacatgccccaataatttggcatacaaagtctggggaatacaatagtgtacccccagtcttgtcaaggcatctaaatcttGACTTTAgaaggccaaaagtccgctctactatagcccgggtctggatgtgcacctcattgaatttccgttctccgggtgtttgggggttcctaaagggggtcatcaggtggggtcccaacgcatatcctgagtcacctgtaagggaaaagacaggaggatattagtcatgcatgtgcc
The sequence above is drawn from the Rana temporaria chromosome 4, aRanTem1.1, whole genome shotgun sequence genome and encodes:
- the CALHM5 gene encoding LOW QUALITY PROTEIN: calcium homeostasis modulator protein 5 (The sequence of the model RefSeq protein was modified relative to this genomic sequence to represent the inferred CDS: deleted 2 bases in 1 codon), with product MEALHKLLKLCAEKKSAIGCGFLTLLTVGSQQLFSPIVFQCPCNEHNLMYGFIFLLAPAIILTIIGYFLSSRTWKFFTGCCLNPVKMCPNGNRCQGLHVFVQLTRNALIVPGMWISMALLHGSFYACAMSGWQNPNYIQYLCKLYKSEHCQKQLYKVTCNKTAMPGNETQEVVLLLQAQSQVIGWCLIAMLSSLALLCACWSRCRSNVSSVQTVFWKMYVNKEKEKFDELAQEYATKLAERNLRSFFENKDPGDFKLPNNKAWEKISALYTFHPDYQYYSTLHRFVEHEDNEVKEVIMDFADGQT